The following proteins are co-located in the Oceanimonas sp. GK1 genome:
- a CDS encoding bifunctional diguanylate cyclase/phosphodiesterase, which produces MTVLKTFKLVILTIAALLFSASSLYSYNRDLEVVRYVSATIKAVGWASSELESEVLKFDHALTALAAGIRSEDHVQLRFELLWSRIDTLLEGEESRPMREQPGVRNTLLAFRQQLADWEPRVYELSAGDREGILALKRELAPYRNLAREINVDSFSGASVWQQLDIIGDIRLRSTLYLGGLLLSGGLMLWLLLRENRRNRYLAYHDMLTGLPNRMHFYQLMEQSLNRAEREQRSLAIHMVDLNGFKAINDSLGHEVGDRVLKVVASRLRVMLKGQGYVARLGGDEFVVIQPFDHRVKAERLSEQLLHALSAEIRLPDGCLSPQASIGTSLYPEHGATMAELLSHADTAMYYAKHDPKFASRVFEVGMDERRLRSQKLAVALQLAIENDELSLVYQPIFRLDGGNIESLEALLRWHSAEHGHIGPLEIIAVAEHHGLAHQLNQWVLLTACRQLKGWHQQGYNWLKVNVNISPDIFMSGELGSTVGAVLQRTGLSAASLVLEITEDTSLWDTAGSLENLAGLRRLGVEIALDDFGTGYSSFSHLRQLPVNKLKIDKSFVSDLTTDQRAADLVHTIIRLAESLDMEVTAEGIELPEQRQRLQQLGCQLGQGYLLARPLPAEQVADWLQQHPTRYTPAG; this is translated from the coding sequence GTGACGGTGCTCAAAACCTTCAAGCTGGTGATCCTCACCATCGCCGCCCTGCTGTTCAGCGCCAGCTCGCTGTACAGCTATAACCGCGACCTGGAAGTGGTGCGCTACGTCTCGGCCACCATCAAGGCGGTGGGCTGGGCCAGCTCCGAGCTGGAGTCCGAAGTGCTCAAGTTTGACCATGCCCTGACCGCGCTGGCGGCGGGTATTCGCAGCGAGGATCATGTGCAGCTGCGCTTTGAGCTGCTGTGGAGCCGCATCGACACCCTGCTGGAAGGCGAGGAAAGCCGCCCCATGCGCGAGCAGCCGGGGGTGCGCAACACGCTGCTGGCCTTTCGCCAGCAACTGGCGGACTGGGAGCCCCGGGTATATGAGCTGAGCGCCGGCGATCGCGAGGGAATACTGGCGCTGAAACGGGAACTGGCGCCTTACCGGAACCTGGCGCGGGAAATCAATGTCGACAGTTTTTCCGGGGCCAGCGTCTGGCAACAGCTGGACATCATCGGCGACATTCGTTTGCGCTCCACCCTTTACCTCGGCGGCCTGCTGCTCAGCGGCGGCCTGATGTTGTGGCTGCTGCTCAGGGAAAACCGGCGCAACCGCTACCTGGCCTACCACGACATGCTCACCGGCCTGCCCAACCGCATGCACTTCTATCAGCTGATGGAGCAGTCCCTGAACCGGGCCGAGCGTGAACAGCGCAGCCTGGCAATACACATGGTGGATCTCAACGGCTTCAAGGCCATCAACGACAGCCTGGGGCACGAGGTGGGCGACCGGGTACTCAAGGTGGTGGCTTCCCGGCTGAGGGTGATGCTGAAAGGCCAGGGGTATGTCGCCCGGCTGGGCGGTGACGAGTTTGTGGTGATCCAGCCCTTTGACCATCGGGTAAAGGCCGAGCGGCTGAGCGAGCAACTGCTGCACGCGCTGTCGGCGGAAATTCGCCTGCCCGATGGCTGCCTGTCGCCTCAGGCCAGCATTGGCACCAGCCTGTATCCGGAGCATGGTGCCACCATGGCCGAGCTGCTCAGCCATGCCGACACCGCCATGTATTACGCCAAGCATGATCCCAAGTTTGCTTCCCGGGTGTTTGAGGTGGGCATGGACGAGCGCCGGCTGCGCAGCCAGAAACTGGCGGTGGCGTTGCAGCTGGCCATTGAAAACGATGAGCTGAGCCTGGTCTACCAGCCGATTTTTCGCCTTGATGGCGGCAATATTGAATCCCTAGAGGCGCTGCTGCGCTGGCACTCCGCCGAGCACGGTCATATCGGCCCGCTGGAGATCATCGCCGTGGCCGAGCATCATGGTCTGGCCCATCAGCTGAACCAGTGGGTGCTGCTCACCGCTTGCCGTCAGCTGAAAGGCTGGCACCAGCAGGGATACAACTGGCTTAAGGTCAACGTGAACATCAGTCCCGATATCTTCATGAGCGGCGAGCTGGGCAGCACCGTGGGCGCGGTATTGCAGCGCACCGGACTGAGCGCGGCCTCGCTGGTGCTGGAGATCACCGAAGACACCAGCCTGTGGGATACCGCCGGCTCCCTCGAGAACCTGGCCGGGCTGCGCCGGCTGGGGGTCGAGATTGCCCTCGACGACTTCGGCACCGGTTATTCCTCGTTTAGTCATCTGCGCCAGCTGCCGGTGAACAAGCTCAAGATCGACAAGTCCTTTGTCTCGGATCTGACCACGGATCAGCGCGCCGCCGATCTGGTGCACACCATTATTCGGCTGGCGGAAAGCCTCGACATGGAAGTGACCGCCGAGGGCATTGAGTTGCCCGAACAGCGGCAACGGCTGCAGCAGCTGGGCTGCCAGCTGGGCCAGGGCTACCTGCTGGCCCGGCCGCTGCCCGCCGAGCAGGTGGCCGACTGGCTGCAGCAGCATCCGACGCGCTATACCCCCGCCGGTTAA
- the prpC gene encoding 2-methylcitrate synthase, translated as MTNAAGLRGQTAGQTALCTVGKTGSGLTYRGYDIEDLAAHAEFEEVAFLLLKGSLPNRGELAAFKARLRANRGLPAALRTVLEHIPASAHPMDVLRTGCSLLGNLETEHSFSEQQAAAERLLALLPSMLCYWYRYTHDGERIDTALDDDSLGGHFLHMLRGQAPPALDVKVMHCSLVLYAEHEFNASTFAARVCASTLTDLHSAVTAAIGTLRGPLHGGANEAAMAMLAQWSHPDDAEAALLAMLARKEKVMGFGHAVYTTKDPRNAIIKQWAKKLAEAVGDRVLYPVSERVEAVMAREKKLFANADFYHASAYHFMGIPTRLFTPIFVLSRVTGWSAHIMEQRAHNRIIRPGADYVGPGHRDLLPIDKR; from the coding sequence ATGACCAACGCCGCAGGACTGCGTGGCCAGACTGCCGGCCAGACCGCCCTCTGTACCGTGGGCAAAACCGGCTCCGGCCTGACTTACCGGGGGTATGACATTGAGGATTTGGCGGCCCACGCCGAGTTTGAGGAAGTCGCCTTTTTACTGCTGAAAGGCAGCCTGCCCAACCGGGGCGAGCTGGCTGCCTTCAAGGCCCGGCTGCGGGCCAACCGGGGCCTGCCGGCGGCGCTGCGCACCGTGCTGGAGCACATCCCGGCTTCGGCCCATCCCATGGATGTGCTGCGCACCGGCTGCTCCCTGCTCGGTAATCTGGAAACCGAGCACAGCTTCAGCGAGCAGCAGGCGGCGGCGGAGCGGTTGCTGGCGCTGTTGCCGTCCATGCTCTGTTACTGGTATCGCTACACCCATGACGGCGAGCGCATCGATACCGCCCTGGACGACGACAGCCTGGGCGGTCACTTTCTGCACATGCTGCGGGGCCAGGCGCCGCCGGCGCTGGATGTCAAGGTGATGCACTGCTCGCTGGTGCTCTATGCGGAGCACGAATTCAATGCCTCCACCTTTGCCGCTCGGGTGTGCGCCTCTACCCTGACCGATCTGCATTCGGCGGTAACCGCCGCCATCGGCACCCTGCGCGGCCCCTTGCATGGCGGCGCCAACGAGGCGGCCATGGCCATGCTGGCGCAGTGGAGCCATCCCGACGACGCCGAGGCGGCCTTGCTGGCCATGCTGGCCCGCAAGGAAAAAGTCATGGGCTTTGGCCATGCCGTGTACACCACCAAAGACCCCCGCAACGCCATTATCAAGCAGTGGGCCAAAAAGCTGGCTGAAGCGGTGGGGGACCGGGTGCTCTATCCGGTGTCGGAGCGGGTGGAAGCCGTGATGGCGCGGGAGAAAAAGCTGTTTGCCAACGCCGACTTCTATCATGCCAGCGCCTATCACTTTATGGGCATTCCCACCCGTCTGTTTACCCCCATCTTTGTGCTGAGCCGGGTCACCGGCTGGAGCGCCCACATCATGGAGCAGCGGGCCCACAACCGCATTATTCGCCCCGGCGCCGACTATGTGGGCCCCGGCCACAGGGACTTGCTGCCGATAGACAAGCGGTGA
- a CDS encoding bifunctional 2-methylcitrate dehydratase/aconitate hydratase, with protein sequence MSSNGNINRRPEPDGLLVQIADYVAGSHTGSPEARRTARHCLMDSLGCGLLALRFPECTKHLGPLVPGTTVRHGARVPGTSHELDPVTAAFNIGCCIRWLDFNDTWLAAEWGHPSDNLGAILATADYLSRVAVAEGRAPVTMGEILTAMIKAHEIQGVLALNNSFNRVGLDHVLLVRAASTAVVTQMLGGGRAQMVDALSQAWADGGALRVYRHAPNAGSRKSWAAGDATARAVRLAMITLKGEMGLPSVLSTPQWGFQDVLFRGRPVTLSQPLGSYVMENVLFKLSYPAEFHAQTAVECAVRLHPEVRARLEEIDRIVLHTHESALRIIAKGGELTNPADRDHCLQYMVAVPLLYGTLAAEHYEDAFHQGDPRIDAMREKMEVVEDPRYSADYLEPDKRAIANAIQVFFKDGSHTGKVEVEYPIGHRRRRHDGIPVLEQKFLHNLQTRFPPARSRQIFELCQDQGRMEAMPVNEFMDLFVIN encoded by the coding sequence ATGAGCAGCAATGGAAATATCAACCGGCGCCCTGAGCCCGATGGACTGCTGGTGCAGATCGCCGACTATGTGGCCGGCAGCCACACCGGCAGCCCGGAGGCGCGCCGCACCGCCCGCCACTGCCTGATGGACAGTCTGGGCTGCGGCCTGCTGGCACTGCGGTTTCCCGAGTGCACCAAGCACCTCGGTCCGCTGGTGCCGGGCACCACAGTGCGCCACGGGGCTCGGGTGCCGGGCACCTCCCACGAGCTGGATCCGGTGACCGCCGCCTTTAATATCGGCTGCTGCATTCGCTGGCTCGACTTCAACGATACCTGGCTGGCGGCCGAATGGGGCCACCCGTCCGACAATCTGGGCGCCATTCTGGCCACCGCCGATTACCTCAGCCGGGTGGCGGTGGCCGAGGGCCGTGCCCCGGTCACCATGGGGGAGATACTCACCGCCATGATCAAGGCCCATGAAATTCAGGGGGTTCTGGCGCTGAACAACAGCTTTAACCGGGTGGGGCTGGATCATGTGTTGCTGGTGCGGGCGGCCTCCACCGCCGTGGTGACGCAGATGCTGGGGGGCGGTCGGGCCCAGATGGTGGATGCCCTGTCCCAGGCCTGGGCCGACGGCGGCGCCCTGCGCGTTTACCGTCATGCCCCCAATGCGGGATCGCGCAAGTCCTGGGCCGCCGGCGACGCCACCGCCCGGGCGGTACGGCTTGCCATGATCACCCTGAAGGGGGAGATGGGACTGCCCTCGGTGCTGAGCACGCCCCAGTGGGGCTTTCAGGATGTGCTGTTCAGGGGCAGGCCAGTGACCCTAAGCCAGCCGCTGGGCAGCTATGTCATGGAAAACGTGCTGTTCAAGCTGAGCTATCCCGCCGAGTTTCATGCCCAGACCGCGGTGGAATGCGCGGTGCGGCTGCACCCCGAGGTGAGGGCGCGCCTTGAGGAGATTGACCGTATCGTGCTGCATACCCATGAATCGGCCCTTCGTATCATTGCCAAGGGGGGCGAGCTTACCAATCCCGCCGACCGGGATCACTGCCTGCAATACATGGTGGCGGTGCCGCTGCTGTACGGCACCCTTGCCGCCGAGCACTACGAGGACGCCTTTCACCAGGGCGATCCGCGTATTGATGCGATGCGGGAAAAAATGGAAGTGGTGGAAGACCCTCGCTACAGCGCCGACTACCTGGAGCCCGACAAGCGCGCCATTGCCAACGCCATTCAGGTGTTTTTCAAGGACGGCAGTCACACCGGCAAGGTGGAGGTGGAATACCCCATCGGCCATCGCCGCCGCCGCCACGATGGCATTCCGGTGCTGGAGCAAAAGTTTCTGCACAACCTGCAGACCCGTTTTCCTCCCGCCCGCAGCCGGCAGATTTTTGAATTGTGTCAGGATCAGGGCCGGATGGAAGCCATGCCGGTGAACGAGTTTATGGATCTGTTTGTGATCAACTGA
- the torD gene encoding molecular chaperone TorD, whose translation MTQSLPAGTALPSFSREHWQRQALLCQWLATLMSQELDDATLAAYQAGDAAPLLAWLSEDGLTAEAGALDTAINGLSLLAHPRLELAADFATLFLSDARHSAAPYASCYLSERGGFMAEPTQRMAARLADAGVTLPDDFKEPADHLAVMLDYLAGGYRQLAELNGPAQAPVLAGLAQFLREELCNWLPTFRHRCRHAATTSPFYPALAALITGFCQQRLLEAG comes from the coding sequence ATGACCCAATCCCTTCCGGCAGGCACCGCCCTGCCCTCGTTTTCAAGGGAGCACTGGCAACGGCAGGCACTGCTGTGCCAGTGGCTGGCCACCCTGATGAGCCAGGAGCTGGACGACGCAACCCTGGCCGCCTACCAGGCCGGAGACGCCGCACCCCTGCTGGCCTGGCTGAGTGAGGACGGCCTGACGGCCGAAGCCGGTGCCCTGGACACGGCCATTAATGGGCTGTCTCTGCTTGCACACCCGCGCCTGGAGCTGGCGGCGGACTTCGCCACCCTGTTCTTGAGCGATGCCCGCCACAGCGCCGCGCCCTACGCCTCCTGTTACCTCAGCGAGCGGGGCGGCTTTATGGCGGAGCCCACCCAGCGCATGGCGGCGCGACTGGCGGATGCCGGCGTCACCCTGCCCGATGATTTCAAAGAGCCCGCCGATCACCTGGCGGTGATGCTCGACTACCTCGCCGGCGGCTATCGCCAGCTGGCGGAGCTGAACGGCCCGGCGCAGGCCCCGGTGCTGGCCGGCCTGGCCCAGTTTCTGCGTGAAGAGCTGTGCAACTGGCTGCCGACCTTTCGCCACCGCTGCCGGCATGCTGCCACCACCAGCCCTTTCTACCCAGCCCTGGCGGCCCTTATCACCGGCTTTTGCCAACAACGGCTGCTGGAGGCCGGTTAA
- a CDS encoding bifunctional UDP-sugar hydrolase/5'-nucleotidase — protein MKKILVAGALALALSGCASQQPEAPFTLTLAHINDTHSHFDPSDVPLTLDGRRVYTRLGGFPRLLSQANSLREQATLADQPLLFVHGGGAWQGSGYFQLNQGAMNADLLGRLGLDAMVLGDPEFALDNRRLAVFIDSVGVPVLAANLNTEREPVLQGAANLYPYVLYAFDGNDKERLASMEDAGRDPVVAVFGLVPEALGELGANTGGLRFEHEVETAQRTVDALRAQGVKHIVALTHLGLERDQRLASRVNGIDLIVGGRSESLLGDFASLGLGKQPPYAQQVTNPDGRAKTCVVQAGHFGQAMGRVSVTFSRDGRVTRCEGGNTLLADGEFYRDVRRADSHRLSAAEQQRLNEVVAADPRITVVAEDAELRRHIDEQYQPALNAAYGTVIGHVPATLSHGLPERDGSQSELAPLVAASQLYWVNTPEVRAVTGRRADLALVAASAVGTALEPGELKQGKVRQELLPGATPLSLVSVTGRDLAGLLLETINGALADDLRAAAFPYTAGLRYQFDETRKGAGFLRTLEVRQGAQWVRVDPNASYTVVMNADQASGKDGWHTLYQTQQVLTDRIDLARVNGRLTAFPVARLSKGQDGTQVHYINQPLNCGAGGVRCDTEVEAFIDYVQERRPLLSPLADTGITLNRW, from the coding sequence ATGAAAAAAATCCTGGTGGCCGGCGCCCTGGCGCTGGCCCTGTCCGGCTGCGCCAGTCAGCAGCCCGAGGCGCCCTTTACCCTGACCCTGGCGCACATCAACGACACCCATTCCCATTTTGACCCCAGCGATGTGCCGCTGACCCTGGACGGCCGGCGGGTCTATACCCGGCTGGGGGGCTTTCCGCGCCTGCTGAGCCAGGCCAATAGCCTGCGTGAGCAGGCGACACTGGCCGATCAGCCGCTGCTGTTTGTGCACGGGGGGGGCGCCTGGCAGGGCAGCGGCTATTTCCAGCTCAATCAGGGAGCCATGAACGCCGATCTGCTGGGCCGTCTCGGCCTCGACGCCATGGTGCTGGGTGATCCCGAGTTTGCCCTCGACAACCGGCGGTTGGCGGTCTTTATCGACAGTGTCGGGGTGCCGGTGCTGGCCGCCAACCTCAACACCGAGCGGGAGCCGGTCCTGCAAGGGGCGGCCAACCTTTATCCCTACGTGCTCTATGCCTTTGACGGCAACGACAAGGAGCGGCTGGCCAGCATGGAGGACGCCGGCCGGGATCCGGTGGTGGCGGTGTTCGGCCTGGTGCCGGAAGCGCTGGGTGAGCTCGGTGCCAACACCGGCGGACTGCGCTTTGAGCACGAAGTGGAAACCGCCCAGCGCACCGTCGATGCCCTGCGTGCCCAGGGCGTGAAGCACATCGTGGCCCTTACCCATCTGGGCCTGGAGCGGGACCAGCGGCTGGCGTCCCGGGTGAACGGGATCGATCTTATCGTGGGCGGACGCTCCGAAAGCCTGCTGGGGGACTTTGCCAGTCTGGGCCTGGGCAAGCAGCCGCCCTACGCCCAGCAGGTTACCAACCCCGACGGCCGCGCCAAAACCTGCGTGGTGCAGGCCGGCCATTTCGGACAGGCCATGGGCCGGGTGAGCGTGACCTTCAGCCGCGACGGCCGAGTGACCCGCTGTGAAGGGGGCAACACCCTGCTCGCCGACGGCGAGTTTTACCGTGATGTGCGCCGGGCCGACTCCCATCGCCTGAGCGCGGCCGAGCAGCAGCGCCTGAATGAGGTGGTGGCCGCCGACCCGCGTATTACCGTCGTGGCGGAAGACGCCGAGTTGCGCCGCCATATCGATGAGCAGTACCAGCCCGCGCTGAACGCCGCCTATGGCACCGTCATCGGCCATGTGCCGGCCACCTTGTCGCACGGCCTGCCGGAGCGGGACGGCAGTCAGTCCGAGCTGGCGCCGCTGGTGGCCGCCAGCCAGCTGTACTGGGTCAATACCCCCGAGGTGCGGGCCGTGACCGGTCGCCGGGCCGATCTGGCCCTGGTGGCGGCCAGTGCCGTGGGCACCGCACTGGAGCCGGGTGAACTGAAGCAGGGCAAGGTTCGCCAGGAGTTGCTGCCCGGCGCCACGCCGCTCAGCCTGGTGTCCGTCACCGGCCGGGATCTGGCCGGGCTGTTGCTGGAAACCATCAATGGCGCCCTGGCCGACGACCTGCGCGCGGCGGCGTTTCCCTACACGGCGGGGCTGCGCTATCAGTTTGACGAAACCCGCAAGGGTGCCGGCTTTTTGCGCACCCTGGAGGTGCGCCAGGGTGCGCAGTGGGTCAGGGTGGATCCGAACGCCAGCTACACCGTGGTGATGAACGCCGACCAAGCCTCGGGCAAGGACGGCTGGCATACCCTGTACCAAACTCAGCAGGTGCTGACCGACCGCATCGATCTGGCCCGGGTCAATGGCCGGCTGACCGCCTTTCCGGTGGCGCGGCTGAGCAAGGGACAGGACGGGACCCAGGTGCACTACATCAACCAGCCGCTGAACTGCGGGGCCGGCGGGGTGCGCTGTGATACCGAGGTCGAGGCCTTTATCGACTATGTGCAGGAGCGCCGCCCGCTGCTCAGCCCCCTTGCCGATACCGGCATCACGCTGAACCGGTGGTAA
- a CDS encoding cytosine permease, with the protein MAVHEMNNPELMPSTDKDRDINIWDFTMLWAGMTINMGAFTMGAQLYPGLSPWTIIGAILAAYAIVTTILIMAGDIGIRYGIPFTVYIRGCFGYKGAKIPAAFRAIPACFWFGFQTWVAAVAIGKVLEMWVGYTNTTILILIFGALQVVNAIYGMKAMAKFDWVAIPALTILIGLVTFWLLETNNATIGDVLAAPSLDNGSFVFAVMAIAGIWITMGLNSPDLTRKLERSRDHSSKNFFVRNRKPFAAQLAGLIIIGSGILMVGMIGGILTGTWDPIEIVLNSMSSPIVLILSMLTIAFAQWSTNTVANLMPSALILMNVFPRLSFAKGVIISGVIGLLMMPWLFADNLLWFSVVTSGLLGPVAGIMLADFYLLRRGRIRVEDFYDPKGPFVYQNNYNLRAFLVYGVSFVCSLIFMDMAFFVGLVISVVGYTLLMKPIAKPAELPEVAAES; encoded by the coding sequence ATGGCTGTACATGAAATGAACAACCCCGAGTTGATGCCGTCCACCGACAAGGACAGGGACATCAACATCTGGGACTTCACCATGCTCTGGGCGGGCATGACCATCAACATGGGGGCCTTTACCATGGGCGCCCAGCTTTATCCGGGCCTGTCACCCTGGACCATTATCGGCGCCATCCTGGCGGCCTACGCCATTGTGACCACCATACTGATCATGGCCGGTGACATCGGCATTCGTTACGGCATTCCCTTTACCGTCTACATTCGTGGCTGTTTTGGCTACAAGGGGGCCAAGATCCCGGCCGCTTTCCGTGCCATTCCCGCCTGTTTCTGGTTTGGCTTTCAGACCTGGGTGGCGGCGGTGGCCATCGGCAAGGTGCTGGAGATGTGGGTGGGGTACACCAATACCACCATTCTTATCCTGATATTCGGGGCGTTGCAGGTGGTGAATGCCATTTACGGCATGAAGGCCATGGCCAAGTTCGACTGGGTGGCCATTCCGGCGCTGACCATTCTGATTGGTCTGGTGACCTTCTGGTTGCTGGAAACCAATAACGCCACCATCGGTGACGTGCTGGCGGCCCCGTCACTGGACAACGGCTCCTTTGTGTTCGCGGTCATGGCCATTGCCGGCATCTGGATCACCATGGGCCTGAACAGCCCGGATCTGACCCGTAAGCTGGAGCGCTCCCGGGATCACAGCAGCAAGAACTTCTTTGTGCGCAACCGCAAGCCGTTTGCCGCTCAGCTGGCTGGCCTTATCATCATTGGCTCCGGCATTCTGATGGTGGGCATGATAGGTGGCATTCTCACCGGCACCTGGGATCCGATTGAAATCGTGCTCAATTCCATGAGCTCGCCCATCGTGCTGATCCTGAGCATGCTGACCATCGCCTTTGCCCAGTGGTCCACCAATACCGTGGCCAACCTGATGCCGTCGGCGCTGATCCTGATGAACGTGTTCCCGCGCCTCAGCTTTGCCAAGGGGGTGATCATTTCCGGTGTGATTGGCCTGCTGATGATGCCCTGGCTGTTTGCCGACAACCTGCTGTGGTTCAGCGTGGTCACCTCCGGCCTGCTGGGTCCGGTGGCGGGCATCATGCTGGCCGACTTCTACCTGCTGCGCCGTGGCCGCATTCGGGTGGAAGACTTCTATGACCCCAAAGGCCCCTTCGTGTACCAGAACAATTACAACCTGCGGGCCTTCCTGGTGTACGGCGTCTCCTTTGTGTGCAGCCTCATTTTCATGGACATGGCCTTCTTCGTGGGCCTGGTGATCAGCGTGGTGGGTTATACCCTGCTGATGAAACCCATCGCCAAGCCGGCCGAGCTGCCTGAGGTGGCCGCCGAGTCCTGA
- the torA gene encoding trimethylamine-N-oxide reductase TorA, with protein MMAISRRRFLQGLAAGSAAALIGPGLLVRSAEAAVTAEGSWKMAGSHWGAFKALVKGGVVAEVKPFELDQHPTDMLNGIQGLIYNPSRIRYPMVRLDWLKNRHNSDTAQRGDNRFVRVTWDEALDLFHEELERIQTQYGPSALYAGATGWRQTGQFHSCGSHMQRGVNLHGNFVSKVGDYSTGAGQVIMPYVLGSTEVYDQGTSWPLILENTKTLILWANDPFKNLQVGWNCETHQAYGYLAQLKDKVASGDMRVICVDPVRSKTQRYLECEHQYIHPQTDVAFMLALAHTLYSEKLHDEQFLGTYTLGFQPFMDYVLGKTEDQVEKTPEWAAAICGIEADAIRDFARLMASNRTQLMFGWAIQRQQHGEQPYWAGAVLAAMLGQIGLPGGGISYAHHYSSIGVPGTSASAPGGFPRNLDPGKKPVHDSEDFKGASRIIPVARWIDCLLEPGGKIQYNGSDVTYPDIKMCVFSGCNPWHHHQDHNRMKQAFRKLETVVTIDYSWNATCRFSDLVLPACTQFERNDIDIYGSYVKRGLLAMHKLVDPLFHSRSDFDIFTELCRRFGRHEEYTQGKDERQWLEQLYNECKAANEGSYPMPDFDQFWEAGYVDFGEGENWVRHADFREDPEVNAVGTPSGFIEISSRKIGSYGYDDCKSHPVWMEKAERSHGGPGSDKHPLWLQSVHPDQRLHSQMCESDEYRATYAVQGREPIYINPGDAAARNIADGDLVRVFNDRGQLLAGARLSDHYPPGVVRIHEGAWYGPVDASIGALDTYGDPNTLTLDVGTSKLAQAPSANTCLVEIEKFTGDVPAVTSFGGPQLVEI; from the coding sequence ATCATGGCAATTTCGAGAAGACGTTTTCTTCAGGGGCTGGCGGCGGGCTCGGCCGCGGCCCTGATTGGTCCCGGCCTGCTGGTGCGCTCCGCCGAGGCGGCGGTCACCGCCGAGGGCAGCTGGAAAATGGCCGGCTCTCATTGGGGCGCGTTCAAGGCGCTGGTCAAGGGCGGCGTGGTGGCCGAGGTCAAACCCTTTGAGCTCGATCAGCACCCTACCGACATGCTCAACGGCATTCAGGGACTTATCTACAATCCGTCGCGCATTCGCTACCCCATGGTGCGGCTCGACTGGCTGAAAAACCGCCACAACAGCGACACCGCCCAGCGCGGCGACAACCGCTTTGTGCGCGTGACCTGGGACGAAGCCCTGGACCTGTTCCATGAAGAGCTGGAACGCATACAAACCCAGTACGGCCCCTCGGCGTTGTATGCTGGCGCCACCGGCTGGCGCCAGACCGGTCAGTTCCACAGCTGCGGCAGCCATATGCAGCGGGGCGTAAACCTGCACGGCAACTTCGTCAGCAAGGTGGGCGACTACTCCACCGGCGCCGGCCAGGTGATCATGCCCTATGTGCTGGGCTCCACCGAGGTCTACGACCAGGGCACTTCCTGGCCGCTGATCCTGGAAAACACCAAGACGCTGATCTTGTGGGCCAACGATCCGTTCAAAAACCTGCAGGTGGGCTGGAACTGTGAAACCCACCAGGCTTACGGCTATCTGGCGCAACTGAAAGACAAGGTCGCCAGCGGCGATATGCGCGTTATCTGCGTGGATCCGGTGCGCTCCAAAACCCAGCGCTACCTGGAATGCGAACACCAGTATATTCACCCGCAAACCGACGTGGCCTTTATGCTCGCCCTGGCCCACACCCTGTACAGCGAAAAGCTGCACGACGAACAATTCCTGGGCACCTATACCCTGGGTTTTCAGCCCTTTATGGACTACGTGCTGGGCAAGACCGAAGACCAGGTGGAGAAAACCCCAGAATGGGCCGCCGCCATCTGCGGCATTGAGGCCGACGCCATTCGCGACTTTGCCCGCCTGATGGCATCAAACCGCACCCAGCTGATGTTTGGCTGGGCCATTCAGCGCCAGCAACACGGCGAGCAGCCCTACTGGGCCGGCGCCGTGCTGGCCGCCATGCTGGGCCAGATTGGCCTGCCCGGTGGCGGCATCAGCTATGCCCATCACTACAGCTCCATCGGCGTGCCCGGCACCAGTGCCAGTGCCCCGGGCGGTTTTCCCCGCAACCTGGATCCGGGTAAAAAACCGGTGCACGACAGTGAAGACTTCAAGGGCGCCAGCCGCATTATTCCGGTGGCCCGCTGGATTGACTGTCTGCTGGAGCCGGGCGGCAAGATTCAGTACAACGGCAGTGACGTCACCTACCCCGACATCAAAATGTGTGTATTCAGCGGCTGTAACCCCTGGCATCACCACCAGGATCACAACCGCATGAAGCAGGCGTTTCGCAAGCTGGAAACCGTGGTGACCATTGATTACTCCTGGAACGCCACCTGCCGCTTCTCGGATCTGGTGCTGCCCGCCTGTACCCAGTTTGAACGCAACGACATCGACATTTACGGCTCCTACGTCAAGCGCGGCCTGCTGGCCATGCACAAGCTGGTGGATCCGCTGTTCCACTCCCGCAGTGACTTCGACATTTTCACCGAGTTGTGCCGCCGCTTTGGCCGCCATGAGGAATACACTCAGGGCAAGGACGAACGCCAGTGGCTGGAGCAGCTTTACAACGAGTGCAAGGCCGCCAACGAAGGCAGCTACCCCATGCCCGACTTCGACCAGTTTTGGGAAGCCGGCTACGTGGACTTTGGCGAGGGCGAAAACTGGGTGCGCCATGCGGACTTTCGGGAAGACCCGGAAGTCAATGCCGTGGGCACCCCCTCGGGCTTTATCGAGATCAGCAGCCGCAAGATTGGCAGCTACGGCTACGACGACTGCAAGTCTCACCCGGTGTGGATGGAAAAGGCCGAGCGTTCCCACGGCGGCCCGGGCTCCGACAAGCACCCGCTGTGGCTGCAGTCGGTACACCCGGATCAACGCCTGCATTCGCAAATGTGCGAGTCGGATGAATACCGTGCCACCTATGCGGTACAAGGCCGGGAGCCCATTTACATCAACCCCGGTGACGCTGCCGCCCGGAACATCGCCGACGGCGATCTGGTACGGGTCTTCAACGACCGGGGCCAGCTGCTGGCCGGCGCCCGCCTCTCGGATCATTACCCGCCGGGGGTGGTACGCATTCACGAAGGCGCCTGGTATGGCCCTGTTGATGCCAGCATTGGGGCGCTGGATACCTATGGCGACCCCAACACCCTGACCCTGGACGTGGGTACCTCCAAGCTGGCCCAGGCGCCCAGCGCCAACACCTGCCTGGTGGAGATCGAAAAATTTACCGGCGACGTGCCGGCGGTCACTTCCTTTGGTGGCCCGCAACTGGTGGAGATCTGA